A genomic stretch from Aedes albopictus strain Foshan chromosome 2, AalbF5, whole genome shotgun sequence includes:
- the LOC109420869 gene encoding isovaleryl-CoA dehydrogenase, mitochondrial, with product MSIRNLTTAAKFLTKRLRPQGAALAGAGCRSLSHYPIDETIFGLTEEQQQLRQTVFNFAQKELAPFAQEIDKQNEFKDLRNFWKKMGDLGLLGPTVKPEYGGLGGTYLDHCVINEEISRASGAISLSYGAHSNLCVNQIHRNGTEEQKLQYLPKLISGEHIGALAMSEAGSGSDVVSMKTKAEKKGDYYVLNGSKFWITNGPDADTYIIYAKTDLSAKPQHGISAFIVERDTPGFSRGPKLDKLGIRGSGTCELVFEDVKVPAKNMLGGLNKGVYVLMSGLDYERLVLAAAPVGLMQAACDVAFEYAHNRRQFNTRIGEFQLLQGKMADMYTTMNACRAYLYSVARSCDMGKANPKDCAGVILYCAEKATQIALDAIQILGGNGYINDYPTGRIMRDAKLYEIGAGTSEIRRMIIGRALNNEYK from the exons ATGTCGATCCGCAATCTAACAACTGCAGCTAAATTCCTGACCAAGAGGCTCAGACCTCAGGGAGCTGCTCTGGCTGGAGCGGGATGTCGATCGCTATCCCACTACCCGATCGATGAAACGATTTTTGGACTGACCGAGGAACAGCAACAG ttacgTCAGACGGTGTTCAATTTTGCGCAGAAAGAATTGGCCCCCTTCGCTCAGGAAATAGATAAGCAAAATGAATTCAA GGATCTtcgtaatttttggaaaaagatgGGTGACCTGGGACTGCTGGGTCCAACCGTGAAGCCGGAATACGGTGGTCTAGGTGGAACCTACTTGGACCATTGTGTCATCAACGAAGAGATATCGCGTGCTTCGGGAGCCATTTCGTTGTCTTACGGAGCACACTCCAATCTGTGTGTCAACCAGATCCACCGAAACGGAACCGAGGAGCAGAAACTTCAATACCTGCCCAAGTTGATCTCCGGCGAACACATCGGTGCTCTGGCAATGTCCGAAGCCGGCTCCGGCAGCGATGTCGTTTCTATGAAGACAAAAGCCGAAAAGAAGGGAGATTACTACGTGCTGAACGGCAGTAAGTTCTGGATTACCAATGGACCTGACGCCGATACCTACATTATTTACGCGAAAACTGACCTCAGTGCCAAGCCACAGCACGGAATTTCTGCGTTCATTGTCGAAAGGGATACACCTGGATTTTCGCGAGGTCCCAAACTGGATAAACTAGGAATCCGAGGTAGCGGAACGTGCGAACTTGTCTTCGAAGACGTCAAAGTACCAGCGAAGAACATGCTCGGCGGATTGAACAAGGGAGTGTATGTTCTGATGTCTGGATTGGACTATGAGAGATTGGTGCTGGCCGCCGCTCCGGTTGGACTGATGCAAGCCGCTTGTGACGTAGCATTTGAGTATGCTCACAACCGCAGACAATTCAATACTCGCATCGGTGAGTTCCAGCTGCTCCAGGGTAAGATGGCCGATATGTATACGACTATGAACGCTTGTCGTGCCTATCTGTACTCGGTGGCCAGATCTTGTGATATGGGAAAGGCAAACCCCAAGGACTGCGCCGGTGTCATTCTGTACTGCGCCGAAAAGGCAACCCAAATTGCGCTGGATGCGATTCAGATTTTGGGTGGAAACGGATATATCAACGACTATCCAACGGGACGCATCATGCGTGATGCCAAGCTGTATGAAATTGGCGCCGGAACATCGGAAATCCGTCGAATGATCATCGGACGTGCGCTGAATAACGAATACAAGTAG